In Musa acuminata AAA Group cultivar baxijiao chromosome BXJ2-10, Cavendish_Baxijiao_AAA, whole genome shotgun sequence, a genomic segment contains:
- the LOC135625984 gene encoding uncharacterized protein LOC135625984, with amino-acid sequence MSLKQRGIKAEYLGSTQTDKTVHFHAESGTYDVLFMTPEKACSLTSRFWANLLNMGICLLAVDEAHCISEWGHDFRKEYKQLNMLRGVLSGVPFVALTATATEKVRNDIICSLNMNETFIAVGSFDRQNLFYGVKSFNRSLSFVDELVQEVSKYINSAGSTIIYCTTVKDTEEIYESLQNAGIKAGIYHGQMGSSDREKTHRSFIKDELQILVATIAFGMGIDKPNVRCIIHYGCPKSLESYYQESGRCGRDGLPSVCWLYYSRSDFTKADFYCAEAHSESQRKAIMESLRAAEKYCFLATCRRKFLLQYFGETNNDDCGNCDNCTHARRQRDLSRECFLLLSCIRSCGGRWGINMPIDILRGSRSKKIVGNNFDTLPLHGLGKDYSSTWWKALAAQLIANGYLKENLVDVYRTVSISPMGLQFLSSASTIHHRPLVLALTSEMADEEEHGSQKNKLGDLQNPAVLACEGLSEAESKLFFMLLDIRLDLANRYGTAPYAICGDETIKRLAKMRPCNRARLANIDGINQHFVTRYGDEFLTSISKFSQELNLQTDYEGTAQTGTIRKVGANIEKRATPAKLEAWRLWQHDGLSFQKIAEIPRNSGPIKEQTVISYVLDAAREGCELNWSRFCKETGLTLEIVSQIHCAITSVGSRCKLKPIKEELPESVSYDNIKTCLTMDELGLSAEEIIGCNSVYEAPNKIMESPLHCPLKNVIRNRAASSTIASESAPTSPYHCETHLKQSRSDDALDLESSARKLPKFCENTQHCTGDLVATENAVLEWVRDHDGVSLLDIVEHFKGSKEESVLDLLNHLEGEFVIFKRNDLYKVM; translated from the exons ATGAGTCTAAAACAGCGGGGTATCAAGGCTGAATATCTTGGAAGTACTCAAACAGACAAAACTGTTCACTTTCATGCTGAAAGTGGTACCTATGATGTTTTGTTCATGACTCCAGAAAAAGCATGTTCACTTACTTCAAG ATTCTGGGCTAACTTGCTGAATATGGGTATTTGTTTGTTGGCCGTCGATGAGGCACATTGCATATCAGAGTGGGGTCATGATTTCAG GAAGGAGTACAAGCAGTTGAATATGTTACGAGGCGTTCTATCTGGTGTTCCTTTTGTTGCTTTAACTGCCACAGCTACTGAGAA GGTTCGCAATGACATAATCTGCTCCTTGAACATGAATGAGACATTCATTGCTGTTGGATCATTTGATCGGCAAAACCTATTTTATGGTGTTAAATCCTTCAATCGGTCTCTGTCCTTTGTGGATGAGCTTGTACAAGAAGTCTCAAAATACATCAATAGTGCTGGCTCAACGATCATATATTGTACAACTGTTAAAGATACTGAAGAG ATCTATGAATCACTACAGAATGCTGGAATAAAGGCTGGTATTTATCATGGCCAAATGGGCAGTAGTGACCGGGAGAAGACACATAG ATCTTTCATTAAAGATGAGCTTCAAATACTGGTTGCTACTATTGCTTTTGGCATGGGTATTGACAAACCAAATGTAAGGTGCATAATACATTATGGCTGCCCTAAGAGTCTGGAATCATACTATCAAGAAAGTGGGAGGTGTGGCAGAGATGGGTTGCCCTCAGTATGCTGGTTATACTATTCAAGAAGTGATTTCACAAAAGCCGATTTCTATTGTGCTGAAGCACATTCT GAAAGCCAAAGAAAGGCAATTATGGAGTCCTTAAGGGCAGCAGAAAAGTATTGCTTTCTGGCTACTTGCCGCAGGAAGTTTTTGTTGCAGTACTTTGGTGAAACAAATAATGATGACTGTG GAAACTGTGATAACTGCACCCATGCTAGAAGGCAAAGAGACCTGTCAAGAGAATGCTTCTTGTTGCTATCTTGCATAAGATCTTGTGGTGGTCGATGGGGTATTAATATGCCTATTGACATTCTTCGTGGATCTCGG TCAAAGAAGATTGTTGGTAACAATTTTGACACTCTTCCTCTGCATGGGCTTGGGAAAGATTATTCCTCAACTTGGTGGAAGGCTCTTGCTGCTCAACTTATAGCTAATG GTTATCTGAAGGAGAATCTTGTTGATGTCTACAGAACTGTAAG CATTAGCCCTATGGGTTTGCAGTTTCTCTCATCTGCAAGTACAATTCATCACAGACCACTAGTTTTAGCATTAACAAGTGAGATGGCTGATGAGGAAGAGCATGGAAGTCAGAAGAATAAATTGGGAGATCTTCAAAATCCAGCTGTTCTAGCATGCGAAGGGCTCTCTGAG GCTGAGTCAAAACTGTTCTTTATGCTTTTGGATATCAGATTGGATCTTGCAAACCGTTATGGAACCGCTCC ATATGCCATATGCGGTGACGAAACAATCAAAAGGTTGGCAAAAATGAGGCCATGTAACAGAGCAAGGTTGGCAAATATTGATGGTATAAACCAG CATTTTGTAACCAGGTATGGTGATGAATTTCTTACTAGCATCAGTAAATTTTCACAAGAACTGAACCTCCAAACAGATTATGAGGGAACTGCTCAAACTGGTACAATTAGAAAAGTAGGTGCAAACATAGAGAAAAGGGCAACTCCGGCCAAATTGGAAGCATGGAGATTGTGGCAGCATGATGGGCTTTCATTTCAGAAAATTGCT GAAATACCTCGAAACTCAGGTCCCATCAAAGAGCAGACAGTCATTTCGTATGTCCTCGATGCAGCAAGGGAGGGCTGTGAGCTTAATTGGTCTAGGTTTTGCAAGGAAACAGGACTAACTCTTGAGATTGTCTCACAAATTCATTGTGCCATCACAAGCGTTGGATCAAGATGTAAATTAAAGCCAATCAAGGAGGAATTACCTGAAAGT GTGAGTTACGATAACATCAAGACCTGCCTGACAATGGATGAACTTGGTTTGTCAGCAGAAGAAATTATAGGTTGCAACTCCGTGTATGAAGCTCCCAACAAGATAATGGAATCGCCATTGCACTGCCCTCTTAAAAATGTCATTAGAAATAGAGCAGCCTCTAGTACTATTGCATCAGAGTCCGCTCCAACTTCTCCGTATCATTGTGAAACTCATTTGAAGCAGTCAAGGAGTGATGATGCCCTCGACCTAGAATCTTCTGCAAGAAAGTTGCCGAAATTTTGTGAGAACACACAGCATTGTACTGGTGATTTGGTGGCTACAGAGAATGCTGTCCTAGAGTGGGTCAGGGACCATGACGGG GTTTCTCTACTGGATATCGTAGAACACTTCAAAGGATCGAAGGAGGAATCTGTGCTTGACCTATTGAACCACCTCGAAGGCGAATTTGTAATATTCAAGAGAAATGATTTGTACAAAGTTATGTGA